Genomic DNA from Hordeum vulgare subsp. vulgare chromosome 2H, MorexV3_pseudomolecules_assembly, whole genome shotgun sequence:
GCTAAAAACATGCTACTTCAGATGCTTAAGAGTGCTGACGCTGCACTTGTATCAACCCTTATTTAGATCTACACGGCTTCGCATCGGGCTGTACTATTGAGAAGCTTGAATAGATCCAAACAAAGTGTAAAAGCGACAAAGGACGGGGATACCCGCTAAGTGTGCATACAAGACTGAATTTGCTAAAAACAAAGTAAGGCCGGCCGGCGATTCAGCACTAGAGCATATTTTCAAAGCAACTAAAGCTATCAAGTGTCAACGTGTGCACGGCAATTAGATATTTCGATGCTGCGTAACGCCAACGCCGTCTCTGTGCTACTTAATCCCTCTCAGAAAGGCAAACTACATCACTCATCTCCACCTAAAACAATAATAGACATGGTCCCGTCTCCTGTGATATGCTATGCTTCTGAAGACTAGAGGTAGGTGCACTGTTTCTTCTATCTATGAGTATTGCGGGCACTTTCATTCATACTTTTCACTTCATTCAGATCTTTTACATGTGAATCAGGCGCACTTAAACTCCGGTTTTGCATCACGAAATAGTGAGCGAGCGGCAAAGCTATGTCATGATGAAACTCTTGGTGCTCATAGTATGGGCACTGTTGCTATTGTCTCATGGATCTGGAAGCCTCATTTGCGCCGTCCTCCATGGGAACGATACGGATATGCTGTCGCTCCTTGATTTCAAGCGCGCAATCTCCGATGATCCGAAAGGGTTCTTGAGCTCATGGAACACCAGTATTCACTTCTGCAACTGGCAGGGTGTGAAGTGCAGCCTCGCAGAGCATGAGCGCGTTGCAGAATTGGACCTGTCGGAGCAGAGTTTTGTCGGGGAAATCTCTCCTTCCCTTGGAAACATGTCATATCTTACTTATCTCAACCTTTCCAGAAGCAAGTTCTCTGGTCAGATACCACATCTTGGCCGGCTGCGAGAGCTGGAGTTTCTTGATCTGAGTTACAACTCGTTACAAGGGATTATTCCAGTGACGCTCACAAACTGCTCCAACTTGAGGGTGTTAGACCTCTCAAGAAACTTATTGACGGGTGAAATTCCCGCAGAAATATCCCTTCTCTCCAATCTGACATGCTTGTGGCTTCCCTATAATGATCTTACCGGGGTCATTCCACCAGGCCTTGGCAATGTCACTTCTCTAGAACATATTATTCTGATGTATAACCGGTTAGAGGGGGGCATTCCGTACGAGTTTGGGAAATTGTCCAAGATGTCAAACTTACTCCTTGGTGAAAACAAGCTATCAGGTAGAGTCCCAGAGGCCATTTTTAATTTATCTCTGCTAAATCAAATGGCGCTGGAGTTGAATATGCTAGTTGGTACTCTACCATCTAACATGGGTGATGCTCTCCCTAACCTCCGACTTCTTACGTTGGGTGGTAACATGCTGGAAGGTCTTATCCCAGACTCATTAGGCAATGCATCTGAGCTACAGCTGATAAACTTAGCATATAATTACGGGTTTAGAGGACGAGTCCCACCTTCTCTTGGTAAACTTCTGAAGCTCAGTAAGCTAGGCCTTGACACAAACAGTCTTGAAGCAAATGACAGTTGGGGCTGGGAATTCTTGGATGCATTGAGCAACTGCACTTCTCTACAGATGCTTTCACTCTATGCAAATCGGCTACAAGGAATCTTGCCAAATTCTGTTGGCAACCTTTCGTCTAATGTTGACAACCTCGTGTTTGGCAGGAACATGCTATATGGATCGGTTCCGTCAAGCATAGGAAATCTCCATAGACTAACTAAGCTTGGACTGGAGGAGAACAATTTGACTGGTCCGATTGATGGATGGGTTGGAAATCTTGTTAATTTACAAGGTTTATATCTTCAACAGAACTATTTCACTGGGCAGCTTCCAACTTCCATTGGCAataactccaagctgtcagaactGTTTCTGGCAAATAATCAATTCCACGGTCCCATACCATCGAGTTTAGAAAACCTTCAGCAACTCTTGTATTTAGACCTTAGCTATAACAATCTTCAAGAAAATATACCAAAAGAGGTTTTTAGTGTAGCCACAATTGCCCAATGTGCGTTATCCCACAACAGTCTAGAAGGCCAAATTCCTCACATCAGTAATCTTCAACAACTCAACTATCTAGATCTTTCATCCAACAAGCTTACCGGGGAAATTCCACCTACTTTGCGCACATGCCAGCAATTGCAAGCCATCAAAATGGACCAGAACTTTCTCTCAGGAAGCATTCCCATATTTCTAGGCAGTCTTAACAGCTTGATCGAGCTCAACCTTTCACATAACAATCTCTCAGGCCCTATCCCAATTGCTCTAAGCAAACTGCAACTTCTCACCCAGTTGGATCTATCCGACAACCATCTTGAAGGAGAAGTACCAATAGAAGGAATATTCAAAAATACGACAGCCATTTCCCTGAAAGGCAATTGGCGGCTTTGTGGAGGTGTACTGGACCTACATATGCCTTCATGCCCCACTGCTTCTCAGAGAAGATCTAGATGGCAATACTATTTGGTCAGAGTATTGGTGCCCATATTAGGCATTGTGTTACTCATATTAGTAGCCTACTTAACCCTTCTCAGAAAGAGGATGCATTTATCGCTGCCTTCTTCGGATGAGCAATTCCCTAAAGTATCTTATAAGGATCTAGCACAGGCTACTGAGAACTTCACAGAATCTAACTTGATCGGGAGAGGAAGTTGCGGTTCTGTGTACAGAGCAAAGCTAAACCAAAAACAGATGGTTGTAGCAGTGAAAGTTTTTGACCTTGGCATGCAAGGTGCGGATAAAAGTTTCATCTCAGAATGTAAAGCACTGAGAAACATTCGGCACCGGAATCTTCTTCCAATTCTGACTGcatgctcaacaattgataaTCGAGGCCGGGATTTTAAAGCTCTTATCTACAAGCTCATGCCCAATGGCAACTTGGACACTTGGCTGCACCCGACAGAAGATGGAAAAGCCCCAAAGCAACTGGACCTTTCTCAAAGAATGAAAATAGCTCTTGATATAGCCGATGCATTGCAATATATACACCATGACTGTGAGAGCCCTATTGTTCACTGTGACTTGAAGCCCAGCAATATCCTTCTAGATTATGATATGACAGCTCGTTTGGGGGACTTTGGCATCGCAAGGTTCTACATCAAATCCAAGTCAGCAGCAGCTGGAGGTTCGAGTTCAATGGGTACAGTAACTCTCAAGGGCACGATTGGGTATATTGCTCCAGGTAACAGCATGTTCCTTGCTATAAATTTTCCTGCATGCAACGAAGCGGTTGTTTACATGAACTTATGTCACACGTTTTTACTTGGTATTCAGAGTATGCAGGAGGCAGCTACCTATCCACCTCCGGAGACGTGTACAGTTTCGGGATAGTACTGCTGGAGATGCTGACAGGAAGAAGGCCGACTGACCCTATGTTCTGTGAGGGGCTTGGCATCGTGAACTTTGTAAGGAGGAACTTTCCAGATCAGATACTTCCCATCCTTGACGCTTCTCTCCGAGAAGAATGCCAAGACTGCTCTCGGGATAATCAGGAAGAAGAAAACGAAGTCCACCGGGGCTTGCTGTCCTTGCTGAAAGTGGCACTTTCTTGTGCGAGCCAGGATCCTAATGAGCGAATGAACATGAGAGAAGTAGCTACTGAATTGCATGCTATCGACACGTTGTATGCGTCTTGAAGGGGATGCCATGTACTAGAGCTGTATCATACATATATACCAGCTGATAAGAAGCGTGTAACTAGAGCTGTATCATACATTCATActaaagtggccgtgtagagcttTTATACTCTAGAAAATTATCTTTTGGGCTGTGACTTTGTTCCTAGCCTTTGAAATGCTCTATCTTTTTTGCAAAGCACGAATCAGCCTTTGTTTTTTAACTGTAAAGATGGTATGCATGTTCCTTCAAGATTTCCCTGACATCATCTTAAAAAAAAATTGCCCTGACATTTGGCTTTTTGCCTGATAAGGTGACTGACTGCAGAAAACAGTATATTGTTGTCAGGCTACTCCAGGACTGCCTGGAGTGCACAACATTTGCACATGTTGGGTCCATTATCAAGTAGATAGTAGTATGATGCCTTTATGCTCTGAGTTAGTCATGGTACTAGACTAGAGCATAAACATCGATGGTGCTTTAAAAAAAACTGTTGTGTTTTTTTAGGGGAGAGCATTGGTGCTGCTCACTGGAAGAATTGAATTGGtatcaaaaggaaaaaaaaaatccGTCCGGGTGCGTCCATGGCGGTGAGAAAGAAAGCCTTCTGGCTCCAATGCTGCATGGTAGGGGCCGAGGATGGATCCTGGTGACTAGAGTAGAAGCACCATACGGATCACAGTGTCGTTATCTTCTGTTCAAAAGAAAATGCGGAGATTGGCGCATCCGCGCATGTTGCTCATCTACTACTACATCCAGATAAGAAAAGAGTTATGTATGGCCACATGTAACTGAGACGTGGAAAGACAGAAAACTTGGGGTCTTCTTTCCACGTGTGGAAAACCTTAGAATCAGCCTAAAACAAGACTGACATTTTGACCTCGCAAATGCTCAATGGGATAATCCTCCGTAGTCGCTAAAATTAGAATGTGCACGCGTCGTGTAGCACCCGGATTGTCAACGGCACAAGCACAGAAAATGTGCAGATGCAGAAAATTTCAGTGTTCCAAATGGAGTCTCGTCTCCACAATCATGCATGAGGGCGTCCAAACCCCTGAAGATGTCCCAAGAACAGACACTTAACACAATGAATTTGCTTATTAGTCACAAAAACCTTCTCCCACCAGAACCGAGTATATTCACAGGATGCAACTCAAAGGGGGAGAGAAGAGTTCTTCCTTCACAAGAGAACCAACCAATCAATCAATCAAAACTGTAACGCAAgcaacaaagaaagaaaaaatgtcGACCTGTAGTCCAATCCACCTGCTGGAGCTGGAGCAAATGCTAGGCCGGCGGCCGATAGTAGCTGTAGgcgctgtagaaggtctgcatcaTGGTGAGCAGCAGCAGGAAGACGCCGGCGACGACGGAGACGATCGCCCATGGGTTGGTGAAGTAGTTGTGCTGCAGGCTGGCCACCCACGTGCTCCACTTGTGGTCGTAGTACCTGTTCACCTGGTCCGACAGCCCGGAGAGGTAGCTGTCGTTgatgtcgaacaccacctccaggCAGAGCCGGTTGAACAGCTCCGCCACCTCGCCGTCGCTGCCCAGCCAGTGCTCGATGATGCCCCGGTCGTGCAGGTACTTGACGTCCTCCGCCGAGTTGATGAGGTTGTCCATGAAGATGGCGTAGGAGGTGATGTTGTTGCCGCCCGGCGTGGCGATGTCCATGTGGCACTGCTCGAACGCGATCAGGTTCAGGAACAGCGCCTTGGTGCCGTCGTGGATGAGGATGCGCGGGATGTGGAGCACCCCCTTGTCGAACCTGATGTCCCAGAACCGGTCCGTGTTGCGCCGCCGGCACCGGATGCCCGCCTCCCGGAGCTCCGACACGCAGTGCACGAACTGCTGCCGCCGCTTGTCGGCCACGCGCCGCAGCCCGGACCACTTCTTCAGCCACAGCCGCGCCGCCGGCGGCGGTGTGGGCTGCATCCCGGCGCGGAGGAGGCTGCGCCGGAACACGTCCAGGCAGTGCAGCATCGGGTCCGACAGCGGGTCGAACGCCGCGTCGGCGTCCACGGACGACTCCAGCTTGAACCGGTCCTTCCGGTGCAGCGGCGTGTCGGTCGGCATCAGCGGGTCGAAGAACCGCACGGCGAGGCTGGCCACGGCCCCCGTCTGCTCCGGGTGGCCGAGCTGGATCCCGAGCAGGAGGTCCAGCACGAACAGCGGTATCTGGTTCTCGAGCAGGATCATGTCGTTGCGGATGGCGTGCATGGCGCCGCGCATCGCGAAGACTGGGTCGTGCCGCGAGTAGCCCAGGTCGTCCACGAACCCCTTGGCGTCGTCCAGCGCGCCGCGGAACAGCTCCAGCACGAAGGTCCCGTCCAGCACCAGGCACTGGGCGAACTCGTTGCCCGGCATCCAGGCGACGCGGCCGTCGTAGCACGACCTCACACGCTCCTCCATGGGCCGCAGGGCGTCGAGGTAGGCGGTGACGTCGTGGCCCGTGCGCTTCAGCACGTGGTGCAGCGCGCGCCACTTGTGCCGCTCCATCTCACGCAGCCGCCGCTTGCCGGCGTGGAGCGGGCCGATGGACACCACCTGCGGCATGTAGGCGCGCTCGTCGCCCTCGCGGAGGGACTTGGGCACGCGGTACACGGACAGCCGCGCCCAAGGGCACGCCGCCTCCTCCGCGCGCGCCTGCGCCAGCTTCCCGCGGATGGTCACCACCCATTCCGGGTCCTGCGGCTTGGGGCTGTACGCCGGTGACTGCGCCGGGATCGCGGCCTGCTGCTGCTCCCGGTCTTGGCGCGTCAACGTCTCTGCTGCTGCCCCCGGCGTGGCGTTGGTGACGAGCAGGCTGCGGGGAAGCGCCTGCCAGTGCGGCGACGGGGACTTCTTGATGTTGGCGTCGACGGTCTCCTTGAGCTTGAGCGTGATGAGGTACCAGCTCAGGACGTCCTTGTTGAAGACGGCAACCATTGGCGAAAGCTTGGCTTGGCTGGCCGGCCTGCTGGGTGCAGCGTCTCCTCTCGTGGTTACCAGGTCTCACTGGGCCCGTTATAGACAGATCAAGGATGGCAAGCAACGTGCAGGATGATGATCTTTTTGGCTCGAAAATTTAATGGCAGATAATGATTGATGATGGAGTTATCAATGTGTTGCTTATTCGTGCTGTACTGAAATATTGGAATTTCCTTAAAAAAAAGATCATTTTTAGAAAAGAAGGTTGAGCCCTGGCCTCTGCATCgaatgatgcatgcagccatctttaTTACTTATTCAACAAAAAGAAAGGATCATGGTTGTTGTGGCACTGACAGCGTAGCGTATGCCTCAACTGGCCTGTATGAATTAATCGGCAACGAAGAAAAATCATAGGTCACGTCAGAGGAATTTGCTTACTTCAAGGCATCCAAACATCGCTTTTGCTGTAAGATTCAACCAATCACGTCATCCTAATCATGCTCCAAGCCCTTGATGCTCCGACGTTTTCATCCAAATAACGGATATGTTTAACTAATACTCAATGTCATGTTTGACAAGCTCTTGACAGTGAGCCTACTGCCTACCGATGATCATTTGTTATGTGTTATTGTTGCACGTCAACGGTGCACCAATGAAATGGTCGGCGTGATGGGCCCTTCGCTAGTGGCCGAGGCTAGTGCGCGACATAGAGCTCAGGTGAACAGATGCTTTGTTGAGGACCAAAAAAGTTGGCTAGCCACCCGGCGCAAAACGGGCATCAGCTCCAGCCACCTCACGCCGTGAAAAGTAAGGGGGAGCAGAAAGTCGACGGCGATGAGGAGTGTGGAACTGTGGATGTAAACGGCGGATTTGCGATTTCTAGCCGTTGGGTGTCGTTCGGAAGTGGGGAGTGACGGGGTAGTGGGACGCACGCATGAACTGCATGCATCAAAGCAGCAGAAACTGCGGCCCACTGACTGACCACTCCGTGCCCATTACCGACGAGGCAAGGCCTACAGTATGTGGAGAGTCACTGCAAGGACGTTGATCAGGATGGTCATGGATTGTGGTGGCCGGAGCCTACGGCATTAACTTGGCACGATTACTACCAGCATGGGTCTCTCTCCAAGTCAGTGTCCGTGGCAGGCAATGATCGGCCGCCATTACAACGATTCAAATCGTCCGTCCCTCCGTTCGGATCTGTATGGATCGGCATGAACAAAAGTTGATGCCCAACGCGTTGATCCAAACATAAACCGCGTCCTTTTCGCGTCCATGCGGATTCATTTTCGGTTTAAAATTGCGTCAGCGCGGACGTTACGTGCGCTTTCTCATGTCCGCGTCCGTTTACACGTGGCGCTCGGCCAAAGCCGGCGTCATTTTTATTAATAACGACCGTCCATCACGGGTCCACGTGTTAGTGACCCATAGGCGTCCTTTTTTAATTCGAGCGTGCAGGGGATGAGGGTCTGTAACACCCATAGATTTTTAATTTAGAATTTTGAAGTGTGATATTGGAAAAAAAATACCTCTTTTTAAATCTTTTAGGAAACTTgattcttgagaaaactttttATAAGATTTCTTGAGATGACTTTTGGTTTGACAAAACTTTCTATCCGGTTTTTTGTTGTGGgatttttagttttagtttctaAGAAACCACAAATTTGGTTTATGCTTGAATCTCCTCTCTAAAATTCTCACTCATTTCTTCTCTCTCCTAATTTTAAAGTTTTCACCCCAATGACCCTCCTCTCTCCCGAGGACATCATCTAAAACAATTTCACAAAGTTTTGGATTTGTTTCTTATTTTTACCTATTTTAATTATAACTCAAAGCATTATCTGTAATCATTTTTGAACCTCGAATATTTGCAAAGGAGCTCATAGTTCCCTTTAGTTTCTAACCCCAAATAAGCTATTCATAATAGCCCTAGGTACCCTCAGCCTATTtctccaaaaatattttgttttgcagttcaaataattcaaaatttGTTTGACTGAAATTTAGACCAGAATTGATCTTtttgatgaaaacccatctttttcggccctaaaaattctgaataaattTAGGCGGCCCCTAGAAGCATTGAGAAGCCTCTCCACCAAGTTTCAGCTCAAACCTCATTTTTCTCATGCCATTTTCATTATGTCGAACATCTGGCATGCACTGATTCGGTGAGTGATCAAATCTGAAGACAATCTCGCGAGTGACGATCTTTGGTGTTTGCTCCTTGTTCCCCGAGCCTATCCTAAGCGCCACACAGTTGATTGGCCGTACCAGAGTGTCGATGGTGAGCTGGCTCGTCGACGCCAACCTCTCTAGCGGCACTCTTGTGTTCTCTACCGCTGCGAGAGAGCAAGACCAGCTGGTCGGCGTCGTCCAACGCCTCTGCAAGCTCCAAATGGCCCCTTTGCACCCTGCAGCCCGATGCCATGCCCTGACCAACCGTCGCCGTGACCTGGACGCCTTAGAGCGCGTCGACTGCAGCCATGGTGCCCGTGAGGCCGTTCTGCAGAACGGAGTCCCAATCGATATCGTCGGTCAATTAGTGAGGGAATGGATCCCCCACACCCTATCAAAGCTCGCTCCATCCCCGTAATGGCATGCTAACCCCTGTCCCTCGCCGTGAGCCACGCCGGAGCTACCCCGttgtgactgttggaaatatgccctaaaggcaataataaaatggttattatcatatttccttgttcatgataatcgtctattgttcatgctataattgtattaacagaaaacagtaatacatatgtgaataaatagatcacatgtgtccctagcaagcctctagttggctagctcgttgatcaatagatgatcatggtttcctaatcatggacattagatgtcattgataacgggatcacatcattgggagaatgatgtgatgggcaagacccaatcctaagcatagcactagatcgtattgttcgtatgctaaatcttttctaatgtcaagtgtcttttccttagaccgtgagattgtgcaactcccggataccgtaggagtgctttgggtgtatcaaacgtcacaacgtaactgggtgactataaaggtgcactacgggtacctctgaaagtgtgtgttgggttggtacgaatcaagatcgggatgtcactcc
This window encodes:
- the LOC123427187 gene encoding receptor kinase-like protein Xa21, which encodes MMKLLVLIVWALLLLSHGSGSLICAVLHGNDTDMLSLLDFKRAISDDPKGFLSSWNTSIHFCNWQGVKCSLAEHERVAELDLSEQSFVGEISPSLGNMSYLTYLNLSRSKFSGQIPHLGRLRELEFLDLSYNSLQGIIPVTLTNCSNLRVLDLSRNLLTGEIPAEISLLSNLTCLWLPYNDLTGVIPPGLGNVTSLEHIILMYNRLEGGIPYEFGKLSKMSNLLLGENKLSGRVPEAIFNLSLLNQMALELNMLVGTLPSNMGDALPNLRLLTLGGNMLEGLIPDSLGNASELQLINLAYNYGFRGRVPPSLGKLLKLSKLGLDTNSLEANDSWGWEFLDALSNCTSLQMLSLYANRLQGILPNSVGNLSSNVDNLVFGRNMLYGSVPSSIGNLHRLTKLGLEENNLTGPIDGWVGNLVNLQGLYLQQNYFTGQLPTSIGNNSKLSELFLANNQFHGPIPSSLENLQQLLYLDLSYNNLQENIPKEVFSVATIAQCALSHNSLEGQIPHISNLQQLNYLDLSSNKLTGEIPPTLRTCQQLQAIKMDQNFLSGSIPIFLGSLNSLIELNLSHNNLSGPIPIALSKLQLLTQLDLSDNHLEGEVPIEGIFKNTTAISLKGNWRLCGGVLDLHMPSCPTASQRRSRWQYYLVRVLVPILGIVLLILVAYLTLLRKRMHLSLPSSDEQFPKVSYKDLAQATENFTESNLIGRGSCGSVYRAKLNQKQMVVAVKVFDLGMQGADKSFISECKALRNIRHRNLLPILTACSTIDNRGRDFKALIYKLMPNGNLDTWLHPTEDGKAPKQLDLSQRMKIALDIADALQYIHHDCESPIVHCDLKPSNILLDYDMTARLGDFGIARFYIKSKSAAAGGSSSMGTVTLKGTIGYIAPEYAGGSYLSTSGDVYSFGIVLLEMLTGRRPTDPMFCEGLGIVNFVRRNFPDQILPILDASLREECQDCSRDNQEEENEVHRGLLSLLKVALSCASQDPNERMNMREVATELHAIDTLYAS
- the LOC123427189 gene encoding UPF0481 protein At3g47200-like is translated as MVAVFNKDVLSWYLITLKLKETVDANIKKSPSPHWQALPRSLLVTNATPGAAAETLTRQDREQQQAAIPAQSPAYSPKPQDPEWVVTIRGKLAQARAEEAACPWARLSVYRVPKSLREGDERAYMPQVVSIGPLHAGKRRLREMERHKWRALHHVLKRTGHDVTAYLDALRPMEERVRSCYDGRVAWMPGNEFAQCLVLDGTFVLELFRGALDDAKGFVDDLGYSRHDPVFAMRGAMHAIRNDMILLENQIPLFVLDLLLGIQLGHPEQTGAVASLAVRFFDPLMPTDTPLHRKDRFKLESSVDADAAFDPLSDPMLHCLDVFRRSLLRAGMQPTPPPAARLWLKKWSGLRRVADKRRQQFVHCVSELREAGIRCRRRNTDRFWDIRFDKGVLHIPRILIHDGTKALFLNLIAFEQCHMDIATPGGNNITSYAIFMDNLINSAEDVKYLHDRGIIEHWLGSDGEVAELFNRLCLEVVFDINDSYLSGLSDQVNRYYDHKWSTWVASLQHNYFTNPWAIVSVVAGVFLLLLTMMQTFYSAYSYYRPPA